The Xiphias gladius isolate SHS-SW01 ecotype Sanya breed wild chromosome 9, ASM1685928v1, whole genome shotgun sequence genome window below encodes:
- the LOC120794010 gene encoding poly [ADP-ribose] polymerase tankyrase-2-like isoform X3, whose product MASVAAGFLGSAACCSHSKLSRTGSLKLGRGRSPLSMPSGRRCSGVFGLGGGAVSPGPVAAEVVEPRGGTGAGEASRELFEACRCGDLERVRKLVMADNVNSRDTAGRKSTPLHFAAGFGRKDVVDFLLQNGANVHARDDGGLISLHNACSFGHAEVVRLLLHHGADANARDNWNYTPLHEAAIKGKIDVCIVLLQHGAEPTIRNTDGRTALDLAELSAKAVLTGEYRKDELLESARSGNEEKLMALLTPLNVNCHASDGRKSTPLHLAAGYNRVKTVRLLLQHGADVHAKDKGNLVPLHNACSYGHYEVTELLVKHGACVNAMDLWQFTPLHEAASKNRVEVCSLLLSYGADPTFLNCHNKSAIDLAPTSPLKEQLAHEFRGQSLLQAAREADVVRVKKHLSLETVAFKHPHSQETALHCASASPYTKRKQVCELLLRRGANVNEKTKDLLTPLHLASEKANNDVIEVLVKHEAKVNAVDHLGQTALHRAARCGHLQTCRLLLNAGGDPLLTSLQGFSPSQLGNKSVQEILQAEGVLIGNSEVDRQLLEASKTGDLETVKKLCTVQNVNCRDVEGRQSTPLHFAAGYNRLAVVHFLLQHGADVHAKDKGGLVPLHNACSYGHYEVAELLVLHGAVVNVADLWKFTPLHEAAAKGKYDICKLLLQHGADPTRKNRDGNSPLDLVKDADTDIQDLLRGDAALLDAAKKGCLARVKKLCTHDNVNCRDTQGRHSTPLHLAAGYNNLEVAEYLLQHGAEVNSQDKGGLIPLHNAASYGHVDVAALLIKYDACVNATDKWAFTPLHEAAQKGRTQLCALLLAHGADPTLRNQEGQSPLDLVTADDVRALLAAAMPPSALPGCYKPQVISVAAPASGSPPLAVVPPLLSSSSSSSSSCPAPSLLILPTSSSSGLDATTAAATAASAASNSSSSPPPASSSSSANPETSALLSAGEGSRGAERKEEGVELSICQFLKNLGLEHLLEIFDREQITLDVLVEMGHRELKEIGINAYGHRHKIIKGVERLISGPQSLNPYLTLNTANSGTMLIDLAADDKEFQSVEEEMQSTIREHRDGGHAGGVFNRYNLVKIQKVCNKKLWERYTHRRKEVSEENHNHSNERMLFHGSPFVNAIIHKGFDERHAYIGGMFGAGIYFAENSSKSNQYVHGIGGGTGCPLHKDRSCYVCHRHLLFCRVTLGKSFLQFSAMKMAHSPPGHHSVTGRPSVNGLALAEYVIYRGEQRVVR is encoded by the exons ATGGCTTCCGTGGCCGCAGGGTTCCTGGGTTCAGCAGCCTGCTGCTCGCACTCCAAACTCTCCAGAACCGGCAGCCTGAAGCTGGGACGAGGCCGTTCGCCGCTGTCCATGCCGTCCGGCCGGAGATGTTCGGGGGTGTTTGGACTCGGGGGCGGGGCCGTGTCTCCGGGGCCCGTGGCGGCGGAGGTGGTGGAGCCCCGCGGCGGGACGGGGGCCGGCGAGGCCAGCAGGGAGCTTTTTGAGGCCTGCCGATGCGGAGACCTGGAACGAGTCCGTAAACTGGTGATGGCAGACAACGTGAACAGTCGGGACACAGCAGGGAGGAAGTCCACACCGCTGCACTTTGCTGCAG gtTTTGGTCGTAAAGACGTGGTGGACTTCCTCCTCCAGAACGGGGCCAACGTCCACGCCAGGGACGACGGAGGGCTGATATCCCTCCACAACGCCTGCTCCTTCGGCCACGCTGAG GTGGTGCGTTTGTTGCTTCACCATGGGGCGGACGCGAATGCCAGAGACAACTGGAACTACACTCCACTTCATGAGGCAGCCATCAAGGGCAAGATCGACGTGTGTATAG TGTTGCTGCAGCACGGTGCCGAGCCGACCATCAGGAACACCGACGGTCGAACTGCTCTGGATCTGGCAGAACTGTCCGCCAAAGCAGTGCTGACAG gtGAATACAGAAAAGATGAGCTTCTGGAAAGTGCAAG GAGCGGGAACGAGGAGAAGCTGATGGCTCTGCTGACGCCGCTCAACGTCAACTGCCACGCCAGTGATGGACGAAAG TCGACACCGTTACACCTAGCGGCGGGCTACAACCGGGTCAAGACCGTCCGGCTGTTACTGCAGCACGGCGCTGATGTGCACGCCAAGGACAAGGG GAACCTGGTTCCTCTTCACAATGCCTGTTCATATGGTCACTATGAAGTCACCGAGCTGCTGGTGAAG CACGGGGCCTGTGTTAATGCCATGGACCTGTGGCAGTTCACTCCTCTTCATGAAGCCGCCTCCAAGAACCGTGTTGAG gTGTGCTCTCTCCTGCTGAGCTACGGCGCCGACCCCACCTTCCTGAACTGTCACAATAAAAGCGCCATCGACCTCGCACCCACCTCGCCGCTGAAAGAGCAGCTCGCCC ATGAGTTCAGAGGTCAAAGCCTGCTGCAGGCGGCCAGGGAGGCCGACGTGGTGCGGGTCAAGAAACATCTGAGCCTGGAGACCGTCGCCTTCAAACACCCGCACTCTCAGGAGACGGCACTG CATTGCGCGTCTGCCTCTCCATACACGAAGAGGAAACAAGTGTGTGAACTTCTGCTCAGGAGAGGGGCCAACGTCAATGAGAAGACTAAGGA CCTGTTGACTCCTCTCCACCTGGCGTCCGAGAAAGCCAACAACGATGTCATCGAGGTGTTGGTCAAGCATGAAGCCAAG GTGAATGCAGTGGATCACCTCGGTCAGACGGCGCTGCATCGAGCCGCTCGCTGCGGACACCTGCAGACCTGCAGACTGCTGCTGAACGCCGGCGGCGACCCGCTGCTCACGTCGCTGCAGGGATTCTCCCCTTCGCAGCTGGGCAACAAGAGCGTGCAGGAGATACTGCAAG CAGAAGGAGTTCTCATCGGAAACTCTGAAGTCGACCGACAGCTGCTGGAAGCCTCCAAAACAGGGGATCTGGAAACCGTCAAG AAGCTCTGTACGGTGCAGAACGTGAACTGCAGGGACGTGGAGGGCCGACAGTCAACGCCGCTGCACTTCGCCGCCGGCTACAACCGTCTGGCCGTCGTCCACTTCCTGCTGCAGCACGGAGCCGACGTACACGCCAAGGATAAAGG AGGTCTGGTCCCCCTCCACAACGCCTGCTCCTACGGTCACTACGAGGTCGCAGAGCTGCTGGTCCTCCACGGAGCTGTGGTAAACGTGGCCGACCTCTGGAAGTTCACGCCGCTGCACGAAGCTGCTGCCAAGGGCAAATACGACATCTGCAAACTCCTgctgcag CACGGCGCTGACCCAACCCGGAAGAACCGGGACGGTAACAGCCCTCTGGATCTGGTAAAGGACGCCGACACGGACATCCAGGACCTGCTGCGGGGCGACGCCGCCCTGCTGGACGCCGCCAAGAAAGGCTGCCTGGCCCGAGTGAAAAAACTCTGCACGCACGACAACGTCAACTGTAGGGACACGCAGGGGAGACACTCCACGCCGCTACACCTGGCTG CAGGCTACAACAACCTGGAGGTGGCGGAGTACCTGCTGCAGCATGGGGCTGAGGTCAACTCTCAGGATAAAGGAGGACTGATTCCTCTGCACAACGCTGCCTCCTATGGG CACGTGGACGTGGCGGCTCTGCTGATCAAGTACGACGCCTGCGTCAATGCCACAGACAAGTGGGCGTTCACTCCGCTGCACGAGGCCGCTCAGAAGGGCCGGACGCAGCTCTGTGCTCTCCTGTTGGCTCACGGTGCCGACCCCACCCTCCGAAACCAGGAGGGACAGTCACCTCTGGACCTGGTCACG GCGGACGACGTTCGGGCCTTGCTAGCAGCAGCGAtgcctccctctgctctccctgGTTGCTACAAACCTCAGGTCATCAGCGTGGCGGCGCCGGCCTCTGGTTCTCCACCCCTTGCTGTCGTCCCACcgcttctctcctcctcctcctcgtcctcatcCTCCTGCCCGGCCCCatctctcctcatcctccccacttcctcctcttctggtCTTGACGCCACAACAGCAGCTGCCACCGCTGCTTCTGCCGCTTCAAACTCCTCATCTTCACCGCCACCAGCATCTTCGTCGTCCTCTGCGAATCCTGAGACGTCGGCGCTGCTCTCAGCGGGCGAGGGATCAAGAGGCgctgagaggaaagaggaag gggTCGAGCTCAGTATCTGTCAGTTCTTGAAGAACCTGGGACTGGAGCACCTTCTGGAGATCTTCGACAGAGAGCAG atcACTCTGGATGTGCTGGTGGAGATGGGTCACCGCGAGCTGAAGGAGATCGGCATCAACGCCTacggacacagacacaagaTCATCAAAGGGGTGGAGAGGCTCATCAGCGGGCCACAGA gtcTGAACCCTTATCTCACACTGAACACAGCCAACAGTGGGACGATGTTGATCGACCTGGCAGCTGATGACAAGGAGTTCCAGTCAGTAGAGGAGGAG ATGCAGAGTACGATCAGAGAGCACCGGGACGGCGGCCACGCTGGAGGGGTCTTCAACAGATACAACCTGGTCAAG ATCCAGAAGGTCTGCAACAAGAAGCTGTGGGAGAGGTACACCCACCGCAGGAAGGAGGTGTCGGAAGAGAACCACAACCACTCCAACGAACGCATGCTCTTCCACG GCTCTCCGTTCGTCAACGCCATCATTCATAAAGGTTTTGACGAGCGCCACGCCTACATTGGCGGGATGTTCGGCGCTGGGATTTACTTCGCCGAGAACTCGTCGAAGAGTAACCAGTACGTCCACGGGATCGGGGGAGGGACGGGCTGCCCGCTGCACAAAGACCGCTCCTGCTACGTCTGCCACAG GCACCTGTTGTTCTGCAGGGTGACTCTGGGTAAATCCTTCCTGCAGTTCAGCGCCATGAAGATGGCTCACTCGCCGCCGGGACACCACTCGGTGACCGGCCGGCCCAGCGTGAACGGCCTGGCTCTGGCCGAGTACGTCATCTACAGAGGAGAGCAG CGTGTCGTCCGGTGA